GTGATCCCGGCCAGCATTGCCGGTGGCGCGTTGACCGGCGCCCTGTCGATGTACTTCGGCTGCAAACTCGCCGCGCCCCACGGTGGGCTGTTCGTGCTGGTGATCCCGGGTGCGATCAACCACGCGCTGTTGTACCTGTTGGCGATTGTTGCCGGTAGCCTGTTGACCGGTGTGGTGTATGCCGTGATCAAGCGTCCCGAAACGGTGGAACTGGCTGTCGCACCGGTGTCATAAGCGCATGCTTAAGTGGCCCTTTTGATACTCAAGAGGGCACCTGCATGAGCCACTTCGATCTGGGCCGTCGCCGCGTGATGCAAGTCGTCGGCGCCGGCCTTTTACTGCCGAGCCTGGCTCCGGCGGTGATCGCCTCGGTCAAGGACCGGCCGCAACTCACCGACGGTGTGCAGTCCGGCGACCTGCTCGGCGATCGCGCCATGATCTGGAGCCGCAGCGACCGCCCGGCGCGCATGGTGGTGGAGTGGGACACCCGCAGCGTGTTCAGCAACCCGCGCCGATTTGTCTCACCGCTTGCCGACAACCGCAGCGACTTCACCGCTCGTGTCGAACTCACCGGGCTGCCCGCCGACCAGGCGATCTTCTACCGCGTGCACTTCGAAGACGCCCAGACCGGCATCGCCAGCGAGCCGTGGTTCGGCCACCTGCGTAGCGTGCCGCAGCAGCGCCGCGACATTCGTTTTGTGTGGAGCGGCGACACCGTTGGCCAGGGCTTCGGCATCAACCCGGACATCGGCGGCATGCGCATCTACGAAGCCATGCGCCTGCGCCTGCCGGACTTCTTTATCCACAGCGGCGACACCATCTACGCCGACGGCCCGGTGCCGGCGCAACTGGCCACCGAAGGCGGGCGCATCTGGCGCAATATCACCACCGAAGCCAAGAGCAAAGTCGCCGAAACCCTCGATGAGTATCGCGGCAACTACCGCTACAACCTGCTGGATGAAAACGTGCGCCGCTTCAATGCCGAGGTGCCGCAGATCTGGCAGTGGGACGACCACGAGGTCGTGAACAACTGGTCGCCCAGCAAACAACTCGATGAGCGTTACCAGACCAAGGACATCAACACGTTGGTTGGGCGCGCGCGCCAGGCCTGGCTCGAATACGCGCCGATGCGCCGCCAAAGCGCAGACGGCGGTGGGCGGATTTATCGCAAGCTCAGCTACGGGCCGCTGCTGGATGTGTTTGTGCTGGATATGCGCAGTTATCGCGACGGTAACGATGACAACCTGGGCGGCGCCAAACCCTTCCTTGGCCGCGAGCAACTGGACTGGCTCAAGCGCGAACTCAAGGCCTCCAAGGCGCAATGGAAAGTGATCGCCGCCGACATGCCGATTGGCCTGGGTGTGCCCGACGGCGAGGTGAGCCCTGGCGTGCCACGCTGGGAAGCCATCGCCAATGGTGACCCAGGCCCGGCGCAAGGGCGCGAACTGGAAATTGCCGAGCTGTTGGCGTTCCTGCGCGCGCAGCAGGTGCGCAACCATGTGTGGCTGACGGCGGATGTGCACTACTGCGCGGCGCATCACTACCACCCGGATCGGGCGGCGTTCCAGGATTTCGAGCCGTTCTGGGAGTTTGTTGCGGGGCCGTTGAATGCCGGGAGTTTCGGGCCTAACCCGCTGGATAAAACCTTTGGGCCAGAGGTGGTGTTCGAGAAAGCGCCGCCGGCGCAGAACACCTCGCCGTTTGCCGGATTTCAGTTTTTTGGCGAGGTGAATATCGATGGGCAGACGGCGGAGTTGACGGTGATATTGCGCGACCTGGATGGGGTGTCAGTGTTCGAGCAAAAACTACAACCAGTCTAATAATTTGGCATGCGGTCAAAATGTGGGAGGGGGCAAGCCCCCTCTCACATAGGTCGCCTCAGTAGACATCCCGGCGGTAACGGCCTTGCTCGATCAAGCGCTCGACTGCCTCGCTGCCCAGCATGTCATGCAGCGCCTGATCCACCCCGGCTGCCATCCCTTGCAAGCTCCCGCACACATAAATCGCCGCACCATCGGCCAGCCATTTGCGCAGCACATCGGCCGATTCGCGTAGGCGGTCCTGTACGTAGATTTTCTCCTCCTGGTCCCGCGAAAACGCCAGGTCCAGCAAGGCCAGATCACCGCTGGCCAGCCAGCCTTGCAACTCGTCCTGGCACAGGTAGTCGTGGGCGATATTGCGTTCGCCGAACAACAGCCAGTTGCGCTGCTGGCCATCGGCAATGCGCGCTTTGAGCAAGCTGCGCAAGCCGGCCAGGCCGGTGCCGTTGCCCAGCAGGATCAGCGGCACAGGCGCGTGCGGCAGGTGGAAGCCGCTGTTACGCCGCAGGCGCAGGCTGATGCCAGAGCCGAGGGCCGCGTGTTCGGTGAGCCAGCCCGAGCCCAGGCCTAGGCTGCCGTCGGGGTGGCGTTCCTGGCGCACGATCAACTCCAGCACGCCGTCGCTGGCGATCGAGGCGATGGAGTATTCGCGCATGCCTAACGGCGCCAGTGCGTCCACCAATGCCTGGGCATGCAGGCCCACCAGGTGCGCGCGGTTTTCCGGCAGTTGGCGAGTGGCCAGGGCTTGGTTGAGCGGGGTGGCCAAACCGTCGATCAATAGTCCATCGGTGCCGGTCAGGCCCAGGCCGTTCAGGAAGTGTTCGATGGCCCATGGGCAATTGCGTGGCAGCACTTCCACCAGGTCGCCGGCTTGCCAGCTTTGCGGCGAAGGCGGGGTGAGGCCCAGCAGGTAGACATCCGAGCCCGTGCTATCGCGGTTGAGCAGGCTGCGTTGGCTCAGCGTCCAGTATTCGTACTGGGCGGTCGGCCATGCAGCGGCCGGCGCTTGACCGGTCAACTGGCCAAGTTGTTGTTGCCAATGCAGCAGCGCGGCGGTGTCGCCGCTGTCTACTTCCACCGGAGCGAACAGCGGGTTGCCGCCCTGGTTGGTCAGCCAGAAGTGCAGGCGTCGGGCGAAGCCGCAGAAGTGTGCGTACTGGCGATCACCGAGGGCCAGCACCGAGTAGTTCAGGCCCTTGAGGGACAGGTCCTGGCCAAGCACGCTGCGCTCGAAACCACGGGCGCTGTCGGGAGCCTCGCCGTCGCCGAAGGTGCTGACCACAAATAGCGCGTTCTGTGACTGACGCAGGTCGTCCTGGCTGACGTTGCCCAACGCTTGCACCTTCACGGGCAGGCCGGCCGCCTGCAATTGGCCGGCGGTCTGCCAGGCCAGTTGTTCGGCGAAACCGCTCTGGCTGGCAAAGCCGATCAGCCACGCCGGCGCATCGCTGTGATTGGCGCCGAGGCCTTTGCGGGCGTCGCGCACCTGGCGTTTTTTGCGGCGCCGGTCCAGGTACAGCAGCCAGCCGGTGATAAAGAACAGCGGCATCAGCAGCGAGCTGACGGTAAGGATGATCCGCCCGGCCAAGCCGAAGTAACTGCCGGTGTGTAGCGCATAGATGCTGGTCAGCAACTGCGCCTTGAAGCTTTTGCTGGCGTACTGGTCATGGGATTTGACCTCGCCGGTGGCCGGGTCCAGGTTGATCTGGTTAAGGGCGCGGTCATGGGGCGAGTCTTTCAACAGGTAGTAGACGGTGGCCGGTTGCCCGGCGACGGCGGGCATACGGATGTTATAGGCACTCAACCCCGGGCCGGCGTTGCTGTAGATGCTGCTCCACATCGCGTCATAGTTGGCCACGGGTGCCGGGCCTTCCGGCGGTGGGCCACGTTTGCGCATGCGCTCGTTTTGTGGGGCGTCGGACAACAGTTTGGTCAGGCCCTGGCTGTACCAGTCGTAGGACCATGACAGGCCGGTCAGCGCCGCCAGCAAATAAGCCAGCAGGCACCAGGTGCCGAACACCGAGTGCAAATCCCAGTTGAAACTGCGGCCTTTCTTGCGCCAGTCCAGGGTCAGCCACACACGCCAACTTGCCACCTGGCGCGGCCAGCGCAGGTACAGACCAGAGAGGCAGAAGAACACCAGGATCAGTGTGCAGGCGCCGGTGATGTTGCGCCCGGTTTCGCCCATCACCAGGAAGCGGTGAAATTGCAGCAGGAAGCCGAAGACGTCCTGGCCGACCACGTCGCCCATGTAGTCGCCGGTGTAGGGGTCGAAGTAGCGCAGTTGGCCACGGCGCTCGCCCGGTGGCGGGGTGAAGAACACGCGCGCGGCGTTGCCGCTGTCGCTTTCCACGAACAGCATGGCCACGGCCTTGCCTTCGGTGGCTTCGAGCTTGCGCACCAGTTCGGCGGGCGGCAGTACGCCGGCTTCGCGTTTTTCTACGCTCAATACGCTGGGGTTGAGGGCCCGCAGTATTTCATCCTGAAACGAGACCGCAGCCCCGGTGATCCCCATCAAGGCCAGCACCAGCCCGGCAGTGATGCCGAAGAACCAGTGCAACTGGAACAGGGTTTTCTTCAACACGTCTGACCGCCTCGTCTATCTGGGTATGTAGGGCACGGCGCGCATTATGCCGTGGCCTGTCGAGAAACATTCTGTTTTACACGCAAAAGCCCCGCGCATCCGATGCGTGGGGCTTTTTGCTACGTGATGCGGTGTTTAGAAGTGGAAGCTGGTGGACACCAGCGCCGTGCGCCCAGCCGCCTGGTTGGCGAAGTGCGAGGCGTAGGCCTTGTCGTAATAGGTCTTGTCCGTCAGGTTCTGCACGTTCAATTGCAGGTCGACGTTTTTGCTCAGCTTGTAGCTGGCCATAGCGTCGTAGCGGGTGTAGGACGGTGCATACACGGTGTTGGCCGCATCGCCGTAAACCTGGTCGACGTAGAACGCGCCGCCGCCGATGGTCAGCTTCGAGGTCACGTCATAGGTGGTCCACAGGCTGAACGAGCTTTGCGGGGTGTTAGGCATCTGGTTGCCCTTGTTGGAGCCGGCCTGGACGATCGCCTGGCGGTTGCCGTTCTTGCCCGGATCCACCAGCTCGCTTTTGAGGTAGCTGTAGCCGGCGAACACTTGCCATTGATCGGTGATCTTGCCGCTGGCCGACAGTTCCAGGCCATCCACGCGGGATTCACCGGCCGTCTCGTAGGTATTGGAATCCACCAGGATGCGGGTGTTTTTCTTCTCGGTGCGAAACACCGCTGCGGCCAGGGATAGGCGGTTGTGGAACAGGTCCCACTTGGTGCCCAGCTCGTAGTTGACGGTTTCTTCGGGCTTGAGGTCGCTGGTGTTGATGCCGGTCGGGATCGCGTTGTTGTCGACGCCTTCACCCACTAGGCCGCCCGCTGGCGACGCCGAGGTGGCGTAGG
The genomic region above belongs to Pseudomonas sp. S35 and contains:
- a CDS encoding alkaline phosphatase D family protein, producing the protein MSHFDLGRRRVMQVVGAGLLLPSLAPAVIASVKDRPQLTDGVQSGDLLGDRAMIWSRSDRPARMVVEWDTRSVFSNPRRFVSPLADNRSDFTARVELTGLPADQAIFYRVHFEDAQTGIASEPWFGHLRSVPQQRRDIRFVWSGDTVGQGFGINPDIGGMRIYEAMRLRLPDFFIHSGDTIYADGPVPAQLATEGGRIWRNITTEAKSKVAETLDEYRGNYRYNLLDENVRRFNAEVPQIWQWDDHEVVNNWSPSKQLDERYQTKDINTLVGRARQAWLEYAPMRRQSADGGGRIYRKLSYGPLLDVFVLDMRSYRDGNDDNLGGAKPFLGREQLDWLKRELKASKAQWKVIAADMPIGLGVPDGEVSPGVPRWEAIANGDPGPAQGRELEIAELLAFLRAQQVRNHVWLTADVHYCAAHHYHPDRAAFQDFEPFWEFVAGPLNAGSFGPNPLDKTFGPEVVFEKAPPAQNTSPFAGFQFFGEVNIDGQTAELTVILRDLDGVSVFEQKLQPV
- a CDS encoding sulfite reductase flavoprotein subunit alpha, which gives rise to MLKKTLFQLHWFFGITAGLVLALMGITGAAVSFQDEILRALNPSVLSVEKREAGVLPPAELVRKLEATEGKAVAMLFVESDSGNAARVFFTPPPGERRGQLRYFDPYTGDYMGDVVGQDVFGFLLQFHRFLVMGETGRNITGACTLILVFFCLSGLYLRWPRQVASWRVWLTLDWRKKGRSFNWDLHSVFGTWCLLAYLLAALTGLSWSYDWYSQGLTKLLSDAPQNERMRKRGPPPEGPAPVANYDAMWSSIYSNAGPGLSAYNIRMPAVAGQPATVYYLLKDSPHDRALNQINLDPATGEVKSHDQYASKSFKAQLLTSIYALHTGSYFGLAGRIILTVSSLLMPLFFITGWLLYLDRRRKKRQVRDARKGLGANHSDAPAWLIGFASQSGFAEQLAWQTAGQLQAAGLPVKVQALGNVSQDDLRQSQNALFVVSTFGDGEAPDSARGFERSVLGQDLSLKGLNYSVLALGDRQYAHFCGFARRLHFWLTNQGGNPLFAPVEVDSGDTAALLHWQQQLGQLTGQAPAAAWPTAQYEYWTLSQRSLLNRDSTGSDVYLLGLTPPSPQSWQAGDLVEVLPRNCPWAIEHFLNGLGLTGTDGLLIDGLATPLNQALATRQLPENRAHLVGLHAQALVDALAPLGMREYSIASIASDGVLELIVRQERHPDGSLGLGSGWLTEHAALGSGISLRLRRNSGFHLPHAPVPLILLGNGTGLAGLRSLLKARIADGQQRNWLLFGERNIAHDYLCQDELQGWLASGDLALLDLAFSRDQEEKIYVQDRLRESADVLRKWLADGAAIYVCGSLQGMAAGVDQALHDMLGSEAVERLIEQGRYRRDVY